One window of Pirellulales bacterium genomic DNA carries:
- a CDS encoding UvrD-helicase domain-containing protein yields the protein MATPLNPAQDQAVHTLRGPLLVLAGAGTGKTRVVTHRIAELIRRGARPSRILGVTFTNKAAGEMQDRAAALLGKRQPEKPEISTFHSLCVRILRRHARLLGYPAQFAIYDRGDQEGVARAALRDIKVPGALLRPGDLLNFISRWKCASLRPDAAVSQAATDKEHLAAMAYRRYQRALKTAGAVDFDDLLLCTEELFDHFPTARAEEAERYSHLLIDEYQDTNGSQYRIVKALADQHRNLCVVGDDDQSIYGWRGAEVAHILRFNRDWPDATVIRLEDNYRSTAAILTLANRLIAYNTQRHDKVLRAFRGEGEQPRILQFPDETVEARRVIEEVRALIDTKSAEPREIAILFRTNEQPRPFETELRRAKVPYTLIGGMSFYDRKEVRDVLAYLKTIVHPRDEVSLLRIINTPARGIGAKAVELLMARAVAAGKPLWEVLPEVAQIPELPVAAVTAVGQFCELIERYREIVSHGRLVHVVRQLLAEIGYQEEINRQYKEPNDQTARWNAVEEVVNALGGYAERAKRPTLAGFIEDVALGGRDDSEDKESRLARNAVVLMTLHSAKGLEFPHVYLVGMEEGFLPHHRSVALEGAAIDEERRLCYVGVTRAQDRLTMTLSLNRMKWGKKRPTIPSRFLFELLGKADRAPSAAGKLPAPHGRPAAARGAAKKSAPHAGGRATRAPSTDRPPPRPK from the coding sequence ATGGCGACTCCTCTCAATCCCGCCCAGGATCAGGCGGTTCACACGCTGCGCGGCCCCTTGCTCGTGCTGGCCGGCGCAGGCACGGGCAAAACGCGCGTCGTAACACATCGGATCGCGGAATTGATTCGTCGCGGCGCGCGCCCCTCGCGAATTTTAGGAGTGACGTTTACGAACAAGGCCGCCGGCGAAATGCAGGATCGCGCCGCCGCACTGTTGGGGAAGCGCCAGCCCGAGAAGCCTGAGATTTCGACATTCCACTCGCTGTGCGTCCGAATTCTGCGCCGGCACGCCCGATTGTTGGGTTATCCGGCACAATTCGCGATCTACGACCGTGGCGACCAGGAGGGGGTAGCCCGCGCGGCGCTGCGCGACATCAAAGTGCCTGGTGCCCTGTTGCGCCCCGGCGACTTGCTGAATTTCATTAGCCGCTGGAAATGTGCATCGCTACGGCCTGACGCGGCGGTTTCCCAGGCCGCGACCGACAAAGAGCATCTGGCGGCCATGGCCTATCGACGCTACCAGCGGGCTTTGAAGACGGCCGGAGCCGTGGACTTCGACGACCTGCTGTTATGCACCGAAGAGCTGTTCGACCATTTTCCCACGGCCCGCGCCGAGGAAGCAGAACGCTACAGCCATTTGTTGATCGACGAGTACCAGGACACCAACGGGTCCCAGTATCGGATCGTGAAGGCGCTCGCCGATCAGCACCGCAATCTGTGCGTGGTGGGGGATGACGATCAATCGATCTACGGCTGGCGCGGCGCTGAAGTCGCGCATATTTTGCGATTCAACCGCGACTGGCCGGATGCCACGGTGATTCGGCTGGAAGACAATTACCGTTCGACGGCGGCGATCCTGACCTTGGCCAATAGGTTGATTGCCTACAACACGCAGCGACATGACAAGGTGCTGCGCGCGTTTCGCGGCGAGGGCGAGCAGCCCCGCATTCTGCAGTTTCCCGACGAGACTGTGGAAGCACGCCGCGTCATCGAAGAAGTTCGCGCGCTGATCGACACGAAATCGGCCGAACCGCGCGAGATCGCGATCCTGTTCCGCACCAACGAGCAGCCGCGTCCCTTCGAAACGGAATTGCGGCGGGCGAAGGTGCCATACACGTTGATCGGCGGAATGTCGTTTTACGATCGTAAGGAAGTGCGCGACGTGCTGGCGTATCTGAAAACGATCGTTCATCCGCGCGACGAGGTTTCGCTGCTGCGGATCATCAATACGCCGGCGCGCGGTATCGGCGCCAAGGCGGTGGAATTGCTGATGGCCCGCGCCGTGGCGGCGGGCAAGCCGCTGTGGGAGGTCTTGCCCGAGGTCGCGCAGATCCCCGAATTGCCCGTGGCGGCTGTAACGGCGGTCGGGCAGTTTTGCGAGCTGATAGAACGCTATCGCGAAATCGTTTCGCACGGTCGATTGGTTCACGTCGTGCGGCAGCTACTGGCCGAGATCGGTTATCAGGAGGAGATCAATCGGCAATACAAAGAGCCGAACGATCAGACCGCTCGCTGGAATGCTGTGGAAGAGGTGGTCAACGCGCTAGGGGGCTATGCCGAGCGGGCCAAGCGTCCGACCTTGGCTGGATTCATCGAGGACGTGGCCCTCGGCGGACGCGATGATAGTGAAGACAAGGAATCGCGCCTGGCACGCAACGCGGTCGTCCTCATGACGTTGCACAGCGCCAAGGGGCTCGAGTTCCCGCATGTCTACCTGGTTGGGATGGAGGAAGGGTTTCTGCCGCATCATCGCTCGGTGGCGCTTGAGGGGGCGGCCATCGACGAGGAACGCCGGCTGTGCTACGTCGGGGTCACCCGTGCGCAGGACCGCCTGACGATGACGCTCTCGTTGAATCGGATGAAATGGGGGAAAAAACGCCCCACGATCCCCAGCCGGTTTCTCTTCGAACTGTTGGGGAAAGCCGACCGCGCGCCGAGCGCCGCGGGCAAGTTGCCGGCGCCCCATGGCCGACCAGCGGCAGCGCGCGGAGCGGCCAAGAAAAGTGCGCCGCACGCTGGCGGTCGCGCCACGCGTGCTCCCTCGACCGATCGGCCTCCGCCGCGCCCGAAGTGA
- a CDS encoding fumarylacetoacetate hydrolase family protein, whose protein sequence is MKVGKVRFPNGQEAIGAVIDEMAVPLEMSGGHYQSLAEILETDDPLSTVELLIDQSAQKVPESEVVPLSVIDCQEVWAAGVTYTRSRTARMAESAAAATHYDRVYAAARPELFFKATPSRVSGPGKPVRIREDALWNVPEPELVLVLNSRLKLVGYTIGNDMSSRDIEGENPLYLPQAKVYDACCALGPWITLVDRMPPREEINIRMAIRRGKQTVFEGCTSVCKMARTFEDLIAYLGRDNLFRDGAFLLTGTGIVPNDDFSLYAGDVVDIAIDGIGTLSNPVVQG, encoded by the coding sequence ATGAAAGTCGGAAAGGTGAGATTCCCCAACGGCCAAGAGGCCATCGGGGCGGTGATCGACGAAATGGCCGTGCCGCTCGAAATGAGTGGCGGACATTATCAGTCGCTCGCCGAAATTCTGGAAACCGATGACCCGCTGTCGACGGTCGAGCTACTGATCGATCAATCGGCGCAAAAAGTTCCCGAGTCCGAGGTCGTCCCACTCTCGGTGATCGACTGCCAGGAAGTGTGGGCGGCCGGAGTGACATACACGCGCAGCCGCACGGCCCGCATGGCCGAATCAGCCGCCGCGGCCACGCATTACGATCGTGTGTATGCTGCGGCGCGCCCCGAGCTGTTTTTCAAGGCTACGCCCAGCCGTGTCTCGGGGCCGGGCAAGCCGGTGCGAATTCGCGAGGATGCGTTGTGGAACGTGCCAGAGCCGGAACTCGTGCTGGTGCTGAACTCGCGGCTCAAGCTGGTCGGCTACACAATCGGTAACGACATGAGCTCGCGCGATATCGAAGGGGAGAATCCCCTCTATCTGCCGCAAGCCAAGGTCTACGACGCGTGCTGTGCGCTGGGTCCCTGGATCACATTGGTCGACCGCATGCCGCCGCGCGAGGAAATCAACATTCGCATGGCGATCCGCCGAGGCAAGCAGACCGTTTTCGAAGGGTGTACCAGCGTCTGCAAAATGGCCCGCACGTTCGAAGACCTGATCGCTTACTTGGGGCGCGACAATTTGTTTCGGGACGGGGCATTTCTGCTGACCGGCACAGGGATCGTCCCCAACGACGACTTCTCGCTCTATGCCGGCGACGTGGTTGATATCGCGATCGACGGCATCGGCACCTTGTCGAATCCGGTGGTTCAGGGGTAA
- a CDS encoding RluA family pseudouridine synthase, which translates to MSSETPSSPETLELIAPESAIGVRLDAFLAQQLPRYSRVHLRRLINAKSVTVDDVRVKASHGLRGGERILIELIDPPRALPKAEDIPLEILFEDRWLAAVNKPPGMVVHPAKGHWSGTLTAALQFHFDHLSSAGGPTRPGVVHRLDRDTSGVILIAKDDQVHRLLALQFEERSIEKEYFAIVVNCPDHDRDWIDLPIGLHPREREKMAIRPHDPNSRPARSFYEVLERFQGFAAVRIEPRTGRTHQIRVHLQSIGCPVLCDRQYGGRAEITRGEVRQQPADTALLLGRQALHARRLSFVHPETSEPMTIEAPLPADIEGVLAELRAFRRLSK; encoded by the coding sequence ATGTCGAGCGAAACACCATCTTCTCCGGAAACACTCGAGCTGATCGCTCCCGAATCGGCGATCGGTGTACGGCTCGATGCGTTTCTCGCACAGCAGTTGCCGCGTTACAGCCGCGTTCACCTGCGACGGCTCATCAATGCCAAGAGCGTCACAGTGGACGATGTACGCGTGAAGGCGTCCCATGGCTTGCGCGGCGGTGAGCGAATTCTCATAGAGCTGATCGATCCGCCGCGCGCACTGCCCAAAGCCGAGGACATTCCGCTCGAAATCCTCTTCGAGGATCGCTGGCTGGCGGCCGTCAATAAACCGCCTGGCATGGTCGTACATCCGGCCAAGGGGCATTGGTCCGGCACCCTGACTGCGGCATTGCAGTTCCATTTCGATCATCTCAGCAGCGCCGGCGGCCCGACGCGGCCGGGTGTCGTTCATCGGCTGGACCGCGATACCAGCGGCGTGATCCTGATTGCCAAGGATGACCAGGTGCATCGGCTGTTGGCGCTGCAATTCGAAGAACGTTCGATCGAGAAGGAATATTTCGCGATTGTCGTGAATTGCCCTGACCATGACCGCGATTGGATCGATCTGCCGATCGGATTGCATCCGCGCGAACGAGAAAAAATGGCGATCCGGCCGCACGACCCCAATAGCCGTCCGGCTCGCAGCTTTTACGAGGTTCTGGAGCGTTTCCAAGGTTTCGCCGCTGTGCGGATCGAGCCGCGCACCGGACGCACACATCAGATCCGCGTCCATCTGCAGAGCATTGGCTGCCCCGTGCTCTGCGATCGGCAATACGGCGGTCGCGCCGAAATTACACGTGGCGAAGTGCGCCAACAGCCGGCGGACACCGCACTGCTGCTGGGGCGTCAGGCTCTGCATGCGCGGCGACTGTCTTTTGTGCATCCCGAGACGTCGGAGCCGATGACGATCGAAGCGCCGCTGCCGGCAGATATCGAGGGTGTCCTCGCCGAACTGCGGGCCTTTCGCCGCTTGTCCAAATGA
- a CDS encoding polyribonucleotide nucleotidyltransferase yields MKVRVEKQIGASVLSFETGFLAKQAAGSCLVQYGETVVLVAAATGPPRPGIDFFPLTCDYRERTAAAGKFPGGFLKREGRPTMKETLTSRLVDRPIRPLFPEWFHDEVQVQCFVVASDRQNDADVLAMNGASVSLGISPLPFQGPVAAVRLGRIDGRWVPFPTQDELEESDLDLVVSGSKEAVCMIEGFAREMPEAEMIEAINEAHRIIIEICELQEELSRKVNPVKKQYDIPAPDGVYERLQGTYYGDFKAAKQTSGKQARADAVSALKARVLSELIPDPKAEGAIAVGSFDRAWSKLQEHVVRDLILSGTRPDGRGTKDLRAIHCEVDVLPRVHGSAVFQRGETQALITITLGTNRDEQRVDGLIEEYSKKFMLDYNFPPFSVGEVRPIRGPGRREIGHGALAERSVKPILPDPDEFPYTIRVISDILESNGSSSMATVCGATLGLMAAGVKIANPVAGISVGLVKETEDKWTLLTDIIGDEDHYGDMDFKIAGTQNGITGIQLDLKITGISADIIKATMAQSREARIQILRSMLTAIPMPRDEISPWAPRLLRTKIPPEKIGLLIGPGGKTIRGIQEQTGAVIEVDDDGTVTIASSDAGAAESALRRVEALTESVTVGKLYEGRVTSVKDFGAFVEILPGKDGLVHISELSDEYVNSVGDVCKIGDSMLVKVIAIDDQDRVKLSRRAVLREQAAAAGSDDA; encoded by the coding sequence TTGAAAGTACGTGTTGAAAAGCAAATCGGTGCGAGCGTCCTGTCGTTCGAGACCGGCTTTCTGGCCAAGCAGGCCGCCGGCAGCTGTCTAGTACAATACGGCGAGACCGTCGTCCTGGTCGCCGCCGCCACCGGGCCACCCCGCCCAGGCATCGACTTTTTCCCGCTCACGTGCGACTACCGCGAGCGCACGGCCGCGGCTGGCAAGTTCCCCGGCGGCTTCCTGAAGCGCGAAGGTCGCCCGACCATGAAAGAGACGCTCACCTCGCGTCTGGTGGATCGTCCGATTCGCCCGCTGTTTCCCGAATGGTTCCACGACGAAGTGCAGGTGCAATGCTTCGTCGTCGCCAGCGATCGTCAGAACGACGCCGACGTGCTGGCCATGAACGGTGCGAGCGTTAGCTTGGGAATCTCACCGCTTCCTTTTCAAGGACCGGTTGCCGCCGTGCGGTTGGGCCGCATCGACGGTCGCTGGGTTCCCTTCCCCACTCAGGATGAACTGGAAGAGAGCGATCTGGACCTGGTCGTCTCGGGCAGCAAGGAAGCTGTCTGCATGATCGAGGGTTTTGCCCGCGAAATGCCCGAGGCCGAGATGATCGAAGCGATCAACGAAGCGCATCGCATCATCATCGAGATTTGCGAATTGCAGGAAGAGCTCTCACGCAAGGTAAATCCCGTCAAGAAGCAGTACGACATCCCGGCTCCGGACGGTGTCTACGAGCGTCTGCAAGGCACCTATTACGGCGATTTCAAAGCCGCCAAGCAGACCTCCGGCAAACAGGCTCGCGCCGACGCGGTCTCCGCACTCAAGGCACGAGTTCTCTCCGAGTTGATTCCCGACCCGAAGGCCGAAGGGGCCATCGCCGTCGGCAGTTTCGACCGCGCCTGGAGCAAGCTCCAAGAGCACGTCGTGCGTGACTTGATTCTGTCGGGCACACGTCCCGATGGTCGTGGCACGAAGGACCTGCGGGCGATCCACTGCGAAGTCGACGTTCTGCCCCGCGTGCATGGCTCGGCCGTGTTCCAACGTGGCGAGACGCAAGCCTTGATCACGATTACGCTCGGCACCAACCGTGACGAGCAACGCGTGGACGGGCTGATCGAAGAGTACTCCAAGAAGTTTATGCTCGATTACAACTTCCCCCCGTTCTCGGTCGGCGAAGTTCGTCCCATCCGCGGCCCTGGCCGTCGCGAGATCGGTCACGGTGCGCTCGCCGAACGTAGCGTGAAGCCGATACTCCCCGATCCGGACGAGTTCCCCTACACCATCCGCGTCATCTCGGACATCCTGGAATCGAACGGTTCCAGCTCAATGGCCACCGTGTGCGGTGCGACGCTGGGTTTGATGGCCGCTGGCGTGAAAATCGCCAATCCCGTGGCCGGCATCTCGGTCGGCTTGGTCAAAGAGACCGAGGATAAATGGACGCTGCTGACCGATATCATCGGCGACGAGGATCACTACGGCGACATGGATTTCAAGATTGCCGGTACGCAAAACGGCATCACCGGAATCCAACTCGACCTGAAGATCACAGGCATCAGCGCCGACATCATCAAGGCGACGATGGCCCAATCGCGTGAAGCGCGGATTCAGATCCTGCGCTCCATGCTGACGGCTATCCCCATGCCTCGCGACGAGATCTCGCCGTGGGCACCGCGCCTGCTGCGGACCAAGATTCCACCCGAGAAGATCGGCCTGCTGATCGGCCCGGGCGGAAAGACCATTCGCGGCATCCAAGAGCAGACCGGCGCCGTGATCGAGGTCGACGACGACGGTACGGTCACCATTGCCAGCAGCGATGCGGGCGCGGCCGAGAGCGCGTTGCGTCGCGTCGAAGCCCTGACCGAGAGCGTCACCGTCGGCAAGCTGTACGAAGGACGCGTCACCAGCGTTAAGGATTTCGGCGCTTTCGTCGAGATTCTGCCGGGCAAGGACGGCTTGGTCCACATCAGCGAACTGTCGGACGAATACGTCAACAGCGTCGGCGACGTGTGCAAAATCGGTGATTCGATGCTCGTTAAGGTCATCGCGATCGACGACCAAGACCGCGTCAAGCTGAGCCGACGTGCGGTACTGCGTGAGCAAGCCGCCGCGGCTGGTAGCGACGACGCCTAA
- a CDS encoding DNA repair exonuclease has product MSQSLRFLHASDFHLERPLTGFAETPAHLVDLLIDAPYAAAERVFELAQSERADFLVLAGDIANIDRAGPRAIAFLLDQFQRLAAREIAVYWLCGPSERRGPWPAEVALPGNVRIFPLGTAQPLVHHADGDDLALLLGYSPGKGDARPEPVAKTKSGRYTIGVSHGKLNQRQVAKLGVDYWACGGPHRRHQASGDKGLTVYSGSPQGRTPSERGPHGAVVVEVDERGLARPRFVPTDLARYRRIRVEIDPAASRADQERIFSNRVQAEFDRAPGGDLFLRWKIIPVGIARGSNTILGASTEAWGQSWLRWLRQEFGTDSPAAWSISVDVITPKTKAHDPQDGSLLADFLAVIDEIEESRDALPLVEMLPEGARHSSAADLLQVADARQRKLLLQRARALGADLLGAEEFSA; this is encoded by the coding sequence ATGTCGCAGTCCTTGCGTTTTTTACACGCCAGCGATTTTCATCTCGAACGCCCACTGACGGGCTTCGCCGAGACCCCTGCGCACCTGGTGGATTTGCTGATTGACGCTCCCTACGCTGCGGCGGAGCGCGTCTTCGAACTGGCCCAGAGCGAACGGGCCGATTTCCTGGTGCTGGCCGGAGATATTGCGAACATTGATCGCGCTGGCCCTCGCGCCATTGCGTTCTTGCTCGATCAGTTCCAGCGTCTGGCGGCGCGCGAGATCGCGGTCTATTGGTTGTGCGGTCCGTCCGAACGGCGCGGTCCCTGGCCGGCCGAGGTCGCGTTGCCAGGGAACGTGCGCATCTTCCCGCTGGGCACGGCGCAGCCGCTCGTCCATCATGCCGATGGCGACGATCTGGCGCTGCTGTTGGGTTACAGCCCCGGCAAAGGGGATGCACGTCCCGAGCCGGTCGCCAAGACGAAGTCCGGACGTTATACGATTGGCGTCAGCCACGGAAAATTGAATCAACGACAGGTCGCCAAGCTGGGCGTCGATTACTGGGCCTGCGGCGGACCGCATCGCCGGCATCAAGCCAGCGGTGACAAGGGGCTGACCGTTTACTCAGGCTCTCCGCAGGGACGCACGCCCAGCGAACGTGGTCCGCACGGTGCGGTCGTGGTCGAGGTCGATGAACGTGGCCTGGCTCGCCCGCGCTTCGTGCCAACAGACCTGGCGCGGTATCGCCGTATCCGCGTAGAGATCGATCCCGCGGCCTCGCGCGCGGATCAAGAACGCATCTTCTCCAATCGCGTGCAAGCGGAGTTCGACCGCGCGCCGGGGGGCGATCTGTTCTTGCGCTGGAAGATCATTCCTGTGGGGATCGCCCGCGGCAGCAACACGATTCTGGGTGCATCGACGGAAGCCTGGGGACAGTCGTGGCTGCGCTGGCTGCGACAAGAGTTCGGCACCGATTCGCCCGCCGCTTGGAGCATATCGGTTGATGTCATAACGCCGAAGACCAAGGCACACGATCCACAAGATGGTAGCCTGCTCGCCGACTTCCTGGCCGTGATCGACGAAATCGAGGAATCGCGCGACGCCCTGCCACTGGTGGAAATGTTGCCTGAGGGCGCGCGCCATTCGTCGGCTGCTGATCTTCTGCAGGTGGCCGATGCACGGCAGCGCAAGCTCTTGCTGCAACGGGCTCGCGCCTTAGGGGCGGATCTGTTGGGTGCCGAGGAGTTCTCGGCATGA
- a CDS encoding CehA/McbA family metallohydrolase: MGLRHKAFYRRSLLVVACLAAWSFLPSGKATATEIIQLSEATWDDAVPEGKEVDCIYGDWVLRNEHIVAVIAEALPKRNANMTVRNVGGSVIDLTERKQQSDQLSAYYPLNAQYALEGPDQTNAKGPAQSKSSEVSLTFQGPSTKSTAEVIYTLADDARWLKITTRVKNVSGEALELHLTDAIRADGEFEFGVADELGLFWAYDSFWRQGYGSLILDPQWQFAANTLKCGEHPELAIKAKAAAAPLAAGETRELVRYLFPATNLIETLAIARDLHKQSLTTVSLAVKDGDGPVPDADVEIKNTAGERLAHGRTDNKGQLAVRLPAGEYPAAVSAQGRDSKSVTLYAERNASQTVELPTPGYVVAKITGAAGKKTACKVQFAGHGDTASPNFGPDSAIHGVRNIYYTENGEFRVPLAPGEYDVIVSYGPEHDAIFKTITITAAKETALAEELKRSVDTAGWLSSDFHSHSTPSGDNTASQPGRVLNLLAEHIEFAPCTEHNRITVYDPHLKAFKAENRMLTCPGMELTGRPLPLNHQNAFPLTPHPRTQDNGAPLSDRDPVVQIERLAMWENNSDKLVQVNHPNIVQMAFDKDLNGSPDGGFEKMFSFMDVIEVHPLTTIFTRPESLPNEREQGNTIYHWLQLLNLGYRIPGVVNTDAHWNFHGSGWLRNYIKSSTDEPTQASVPNLVHACEHGNIVMTNGPFLTVHAKADKGADTALVGEDLKAPGGKLQLSVRVQCPNWFEVNRVQVFVNGVADPKWNYTRRTHPDKFHQATLVFAEELPVELTSDAHLIVVAAGEGKELGMVVGPDHAKEMPTAVTNPIFVDTDGSGFKANGDMLGLPLPIGPDFKPSKPHKHER; this comes from the coding sequence ATGGGCCTTCGTCACAAAGCCTTTTACAGGCGTTCGCTGCTTGTCGTCGCCTGCCTGGCAGCCTGGTCGTTTCTACCATCCGGTAAGGCTACGGCCACGGAGATCATCCAACTCTCAGAAGCGACCTGGGACGATGCCGTGCCTGAGGGGAAGGAAGTCGATTGCATCTACGGCGATTGGGTGTTGCGCAACGAGCACATCGTGGCTGTAATTGCCGAAGCTCTGCCGAAGCGCAATGCCAACATGACCGTGCGCAACGTCGGCGGCTCGGTGATCGATCTGACCGAGCGAAAGCAGCAATCGGACCAACTGAGCGCGTACTACCCACTCAACGCGCAGTACGCTCTTGAGGGCCCCGATCAGACGAATGCAAAAGGGCCGGCCCAGAGCAAATCTTCGGAAGTGTCGCTCACCTTCCAGGGCCCATCGACGAAATCAACCGCCGAGGTGATCTACACGCTCGCTGACGACGCCCGCTGGCTGAAAATCACGACCCGCGTCAAGAATGTCAGCGGCGAGGCGCTAGAGCTGCATCTTACGGATGCGATCCGCGCCGACGGCGAGTTCGAATTTGGCGTGGCCGACGAACTGGGCCTGTTCTGGGCCTACGATTCGTTCTGGCGGCAAGGGTATGGCTCCCTGATTCTCGATCCCCAGTGGCAGTTCGCGGCCAACACGCTTAAGTGCGGAGAGCATCCAGAACTCGCGATCAAAGCCAAGGCCGCGGCGGCGCCGCTCGCTGCCGGCGAAACACGCGAGTTGGTGCGATACCTATTTCCTGCCACGAACTTGATCGAAACTCTGGCGATTGCGCGCGACCTGCACAAGCAATCACTGACAACGGTTTCTCTGGCCGTCAAAGACGGCGACGGGCCGGTCCCTGACGCCGACGTTGAAATCAAAAACACGGCGGGCGAGCGTCTGGCTCATGGCCGCACCGACAATAAGGGGCAGCTCGCCGTACGGCTCCCCGCCGGCGAATATCCGGCCGCGGTCAGCGCGCAAGGACGCGACTCGAAGTCGGTCACGCTCTATGCCGAAAGGAACGCTTCGCAAACCGTCGAGCTACCGACGCCCGGCTATGTGGTTGCCAAGATCACGGGCGCCGCGGGCAAAAAGACCGCCTGCAAAGTGCAATTCGCTGGCCACGGAGACACGGCGAGCCCTAACTTCGGTCCCGATAGCGCCATCCACGGCGTGCGTAACATTTATTACACCGAGAATGGCGAATTTCGCGTGCCGCTCGCGCCCGGTGAATACGACGTGATCGTAAGCTATGGTCCCGAACACGACGCGATTTTCAAAACGATCACGATCACAGCCGCCAAGGAAACGGCGCTCGCCGAGGAGCTCAAGCGGTCGGTCGATACCGCCGGCTGGCTAAGCTCGGACTTTCATAGCCACTCGACGCCGTCGGGCGACAACACGGCCAGCCAACCAGGACGCGTGCTCAACTTGCTCGCCGAACACATCGAGTTCGCTCCCTGTACCGAGCACAATCGCATCACGGTCTATGATCCGCACTTGAAGGCGTTCAAGGCCGAGAATCGAATGCTGACCTGCCCCGGCATGGAACTGACGGGCCGCCCCTTGCCGCTGAATCATCAAAACGCGTTTCCGCTGACTCCGCATCCTCGCACGCAGGATAACGGCGCCCCCCTGTCGGATCGCGACCCGGTGGTGCAGATCGAGCGGCTGGCCATGTGGGAGAACAACTCGGATAAGCTGGTGCAGGTCAATCATCCCAACATCGTGCAGATGGCCTTCGACAAGGACCTGAACGGCTCGCCGGACGGCGGCTTCGAAAAGATGTTCAGCTTTATGGACGTCATCGAAGTACACCCGCTGACGACCATCTTCACCCGCCCCGAAAGCCTGCCGAACGAGCGCGAGCAAGGCAACACGATTTACCACTGGCTGCAACTTTTGAACCTCGGCTATCGCATCCCCGGCGTAGTCAATACCGACGCGCACTGGAATTTTCACGGCTCAGGCTGGCTGCGCAACTACATCAAGTCCTCGACCGACGAGCCCACCCAGGCCTCGGTGCCGAACCTGGTACACGCTTGCGAGCACGGCAATATCGTAATGACGAACGGGCCGTTTTTGACCGTGCATGCCAAGGCTGACAAGGGCGCCGACACAGCGCTCGTCGGCGAAGATCTGAAAGCCCCCGGCGGCAAACTGCAACTATCGGTGCGCGTGCAATGCCCGAACTGGTTCGAGGTAAACCGTGTGCAGGTTTTCGTCAACGGCGTGGCGGATCCGAAGTGGAACTACACGCGCCGCACCCATCCCGACAAGTTCCATCAGGCAACGCTCGTCTTCGCCGAAGAATTGCCCGTCGAGCTAACCTCGGACGCGCACCTGATCGTCGTCGCCGCAGGCGAAGGGAAAGAATTGGGCATGGTCGTAGGGCCCGATCACGCCAAGGAAATGCCCACGGCCGTGACGAACCCGATCTTTGTAGATACGGACGGCAGCGGATTCAAAGCCAACGGCGACATGCTCGGCCTGCCACTACCAATCGGCCCGGACTTCAAACCGTCGAAACCGCACAAGCACGAGCGTTAA
- the rpsO gene encoding 30S ribosomal protein S15, which yields MTITKERKQELIGDFRRGDHDTGSPEVQIALLTTRIGELTEHLRTHTKDYASRRGLLMMVSRRRRLLDYLKKVSPQRYLDIIRRLDIRK from the coding sequence ATGACTATCACAAAAGAGCGTAAGCAAGAACTGATCGGGGACTTTCGCCGTGGCGACCATGACACTGGTTCGCCCGAAGTCCAAATCGCACTGTTGACAACCCGGATTGGCGAGTTGACGGAGCACCTGCGGACGCACACCAAGGACTACGCCAGTCGGCGCGGTCTGTTGATGATGGTCAGTCGCCGGCGTCGCCTGTTGGACTACCTGAAGAAGGTCAGCCCTCAGCGGTACTTGGACATCATTCGACGTCTCGATATTCGTAAATAG